A region of Mauremys mutica isolate MM-2020 ecotype Southern chromosome 2, ASM2049712v1, whole genome shotgun sequence DNA encodes the following proteins:
- the BMP10 gene encoding bone morphogenetic protein 10: protein MDTVAIQLWATLSLLVHLAACSPIMSLEQTSLEEDVPLFDELLSEQDGVDFSTLLQNMKNEFLKTLNLSDIPLHETAKVEPPEYMLELYNRFATDRTSMPSANIVRSFQNEDLTSHPIGVTGIRKYPLLFNVSIPHHEEITMAELRLYTLVERDRILYDGLDRKVTIFEVLENNHAGREGEERKMVALASRQIYGTNSEWETFDITDAMRRWRRSELTTHRLEVQIESGEGEEPNGEGKLDIDINSEAKHVPLLIVFSDDLSNDKKEEKQELDEMIDHEQLLDLENLGMGNFHNGPDEEALLQMRSNIIYDSTARIRRNAKGNYCKRTPLYIDFKEIGWDSWIIAPTGYEAYECRGVCSYPLTEHVTPTKHAIVQTLVHLKNPQKASKACCVPTKLDPISILYLDAGVVTYKFKYEGMAVSECGCR from the exons ATGGATACTGTTGCCATTCAGCTGTGGGCAACCCTCTCTCTGCTGGTGCACCTTGCAGCTTGCAGTCCCATCATGAGCCTGGAGCAGACTTCCCTGGAGGAAGATGTGCCCCTCTTTGATGAGCTCCTTTCGGAGCAGGACGGTGTTGATTTCAGCACACTGCTTCAGAACATGAAAAACGAGTTCCTGAAGACGTTGAATCTCTCTGATATTCCCCTGCATGAAACGGCTAAGGTGGAGCCCCCAGAATACATGTTAGAGCTGTACAACAGGTTTGCCACTGATAGGACCTCAATGCCATCTGCAAATATTGTTAGAAGCTTCCAAAATGAAG ATCTGACTTCCCACCCTATTGGTGTCACAGGAATCCGGAAATACCCTCTTCTCTTCAATGTCTCCATCCCTCACCATGAAGAGATCACGATGGCAGAGCTGAGACTCTACACACTGGTGGAGCGGGACAGAATACTCTATGATGGGCTGGATAGGAAAGTCACCATTTTTGAAGTACTGGAGAACAACCATGCGGGAAGagaaggagaggagagaaaaatgGTGGCACTTGCATCCAGGCAGATCTACGGCACCAATAGCGAGTGGGAGACCTTTGATATCACAGATGCCATGAGGCGCTGGCGTAGGTCAGAGTTGACCACTCACAGGCTGGAGGTGCAGATAGAGAGCGGAGAAGGGGAGGAGCCAAACGGAGAGGGGAAACTCGATATTGACATCAATTCCGAGGCCAAGCACGTGCCTCTGTTGATTGTGTTCTCAGATGACCTGAGCAATGACAAaaaggaggagaagcaggaacTGGACGAAATGATAGACCACGAGCAGCTGCTGGATTTGGAGAACCTGGGCATGGGCAACTTCCACAACGGGCCAGATGAAGAGGCGCTGCTCCAGATGCGCTCCAACATCATTTATGACTCCACTGCCCGCATCCGGAGGAATGCCAAGGGCAACTACTGCAAAAGGACTCCACTCTATATCGATTTCAAGGAGATTGGCTGGGATTCCTGGATCATCGCCCCAACGGGATACGAAGCCTATGAGTGCCGCGGAGTGTGCTCCTACCCTTTAACTGAACACGTCACGCCAACTAAACATGCCATTGTCCAGACTTTGGTTCACCTGAAGAATCCTCAGAAAGCTTCCAAAGCCTGCTGTGTGCCTACCAAGCTTGATCCCATCTCCATCCTCTACTTAGATGCAGGGGTGGTTACTTACAAGTTCAAATATGAGGGGATGGCAGTTTCAGAGTGTGGCTGCCGATAG